One Pseudonocardia sediminis DNA window includes the following coding sequences:
- a CDS encoding metalloregulator ArsR/SmtB family transcription factor has product MTDVDAVFRALADPTRRLILDRLYEHNGQTLADLCAGLEMSRQAVSKHLALLEAAGLVSTVRRGREKLHHLDPVPIQEIHDRWIGKFEQARVQAITALRTALEDPHDRDQ; this is encoded by the coding sequence GTGACCGACGTGGACGCCGTGTTCCGGGCGCTGGCCGACCCGACACGACGGCTGATCCTCGACCGGTTGTACGAGCACAACGGGCAGACGCTCGCCGACCTGTGCGCCGGACTGGAGATGAGCCGCCAGGCCGTCTCCAAGCACCTCGCGCTGCTGGAGGCCGCCGGGCTCGTGTCCACCGTCCGCCGCGGCCGGGAGAAGCTCCACCATCTCGACCCGGTGCCCATCCAGGAGATCCACGACCGGTGGATCGGCAAGTTCGAGCAGGCCCGGGTGCAGGCGATCACCGCGCTGCGCACCGCGCTGGAGGATCCCCATGACCGAGATCAGTGA